A region from the Cyprinus carpio isolate SPL01 chromosome A8, ASM1834038v1, whole genome shotgun sequence genome encodes:
- the LOC109078532 gene encoding neurofilament medium polypeptide-like gives MHPCPHHTTYSQAPFTMDMILTSSRRRALETRTIRPQSSTMRSWTKSSPLSFKRSTNVAASRAAYSPALLPSPEGFELSAALSGDQVRSNEKEQLQGLNDRFASYIDKVRFLEEQNKQLEAEIQALKQQNLSQSLQSDAYDRELQDLRCALEQLHKERAQMLLETDHMDEDLQRLRERYEDEARLREQMESAIRGMKKGKEGSLLMKLELERKVQALVDEMDFLRQNHEEEIRELLAQLQAAQVPVVEMRDLQTTDITSALREIRAQLDGLSSKNLQQAEEVFKSRYATLTDAAEHNKDAIKSIRDEIADYRRQIQAKNIELEALRGTKDSLERQLHDIEDRHNNDVASYQEMIHQMENDLKGTKWEMTRHLREYQDLLNVKMALDAEIAAYRKLLEGEETHFRTVSGSFSSPAFAYSQPKISKVKHKIVEEIIVETKGESDLDDDLAEVAKEVAEEAGEGEEEEKEEEIVTTSEAKVSSAAPEGEEEEEAEGGDEEETAEEGEAAEEDEKEGEEEAEKGEEVKEDEEEEEQQVEVIEETELCGDKSPTGSEKETEGKEEEEEEGGEEQVAESKEETKDDEEKEEADEKDDEKEETKSEGDEEKKDESGGEETKADSEKSDKKGDSEEDEKKSPEKEKPESPVEEKQQEKEEEVVPDGEQTSPAKEEASPKEELQTRTVETITNGEKESKPDTEKEKRSEEKSQEKKKVTQEVEKVSPQAKKEIKGKD, from the exons ATGCATCCTTGCCCTCACCACACCACCTATTCACAAGCACCATTCACCATGGACATGATACTGACCTCCTCCCGCAGAAGGGCTCTGGAGACTCGGACTATTCGGCCGCAGTCCTCCACTATGCGCTCGTGGACTAAAAGCAGTCCTCTGTCTTTCAAAAGATCCACAAATGTGGCCGCATCCAGGGCTGCGTACAGCCCCGCCTTGCTCCCGTCTCCGGAAGGGTTCGAGTTGAGCGCGGCGCTCAGTGGAGATCAGGTGCGCAGTAACGAGAAGGAGCAGCTCCAGGGGCTCAACGACCGCTTCGCCAGCTACATCGACAAGGTTCGCTTCCTCGAGGAGCAAAACAAGCAGCTGGAGGCTGAGATCCAAGCGCTAAAGCAGCAGAACCTGTCGCAGTCCCTGCAGAGCGACGCGTACGACCGCGAGCTCCAAGACCTGCGCTGCGCCCTGGAGCAACTCCACAAGGAGAGGGCGCAGATGCTGCTCGAAACAGACCACATGGATGAGGATCTGCAGCGGCTCCGAGAGCGCTACGAAGATGAAGCCAGGCTCAGAGAGCAAATGGAGTCTGCTATCCGGGGAATGAAGAAAGGCAAAGAGGGCTCGCTTCTGATGAAGCTGGAGTTGGAAAGGAAAGTCCAGGCGCTCGTGGACGAAATGGACTTCTTGCGGCAGAACCACGAGGAGGAGATCAGGGAGCTTCTAGCTCAGCTTCAAGCCGCGCAGGTGCCGGTGGTGGAGATGAGGGACCTCCAGACGACCGACATCACCTCCGCGCTCCGGGAGATCCGCGCGCAACTGGACGGGCTCTCCTCCAAGAACCTCCAGCAGGCTGAAGAGGTGTTCAAGTCCCGCTATGCCACGCTGACGGACGCCGCGGAACACAACAAGGATGCTATAAAGTCCATACGGGACGAGATCGCAGACTACCGGCGTCAGATCCAAGCCAAGAACATTGAACTGGAGGCTCTTCGTGGCACCAAAGATTCTTTGGAAAGGCAGCTGCATGATATCGAAGACCGCCACAACAACGACGTTGCTAGTTATCAG GAAATGATTCACCAAATGGAAAATGATCTGAAGGGAACAAAATGGGAAATGACTCGTCATCTTCGGGAATACCAGGATCTGCTTAATGTCAAGATGGCACTGGATGCTGAAATAGCAGCTTACAG GAAACTGCTGGAGGGTGAGGAGACGCACTTCCGTACCGTCTCTGGAAGTTTTTCAAGCCCTGCGTTTGCTTACAGCCAGCCTAAAATCTCGAAGGTCAAACATAAAATAGTGGAGGAGATCATTGTGGAGACCAAAGGAGAGAGCGACCTCGATGATGATCTGGCAGAGGTGGCTAAAGAAGTGGCAGAAGAAGCTGGTGAGGGTGAAGAGGAGGAAAAGGAGGAAGAGATTGTCACCACCAGTGAGGCCAAAGTGAGTTCTGCTGCTCCTGaaggagaagaagaggaagaggcaGAAGGAGGAGATGAGGAAGAAACAGCAGAAGAGGGAGAAGCTGCTGAAGAGGATGAGAAAGAAGGGGAAGAGGAAGCAGAAAAGGGAGAAGAAGTGAaagaagatgaggaggaagaggaacaaCAAGTGGAAGTGATTGAGGAGACAGAACTGTGTGGTGATAAATCTCCAACAGGCAGCGAGAAAGAGACAGAAGgaaaggaagaggaggaggaggagggtggtGAAGAACAAGTGGCAGAAAGTAAAGAAGAAACCAAAGATGATGAGGAGAAAGAAGAAGCTGATGAAAAAGATGATGAGAAAGAGGAGACCAAATCCGAAGGTGATGAAGAGAAGAAAGACGAATCTGGAGGAGAGGAAACGAAGGCTGATTCAGAGAAGAGTGACAAGAAAGGTGATTCAGAAGAAGATGAGAAGAAATCACCAGAAAAGGAGAAACCAGAAAGCCCAGTAGAAGAAAAGcagcaagaaaaagaagaagaagttgtTCCCGACGGAGAACAGACGAGCCCGGCCAAAGAAGAAGCCAGTCCGAAAGAAGAGCTCCAAACCAGAACAGTGGAAACCATCACCAATGGAGAGAAGGAGAGCAAACctgacacagagaaagagaagagatcAGAGGAAAAGTCTcaggagaaaaagaaagtcaCCCAAGAAGTGGAGAAAGTCAGTCCCCAAGCAAAGAAGGAAATCAAAGGAAAAGACTGA